The Henckelia pumila isolate YLH828 chromosome 2, ASM3356847v2, whole genome shotgun sequence genome includes a window with the following:
- the LOC140883147 gene encoding uncharacterized protein, protein MPKSKRNRAVTLSKTKKKGRGQKENVVNSIREAIEKYDSVYVFTFENMRNIKFKEFRERLKSSSRFFLGSNKVMQVALGKSVSDEIRPGLHKISKLLRGDSGILLTSLPKEEVQRIFEEYEDYDFARTGSVATEKVELKEGPLEQFTHEMEPFLRKQGMPVRLNKGVVEIVSNFMICEEGKPISPESSRILRLLGIKMATFKLYLVCRWSSEEFEVYKEGLEDSDIEST, encoded by the exons ATGCCGAAATCGAAGCGCAATAGGGCAG TGACATTGTCAAAGACAAAGAAGAAGGGGAGAGGGCAGAAAGAAAATGTGGTGAATTCGATACGAGAAGCAATCGAGAAATACGATTCGGTGTACGTTTTCACTTTCGAGAATATGCGGAATATCAAGTTCAAGGAGTTCAGAGAGCGGCTCAAGTCTTCCAGCAg ATTTTTCCTTGGATCCAACAAAGTCATGCAAGTTGCTTTGGGTAAATCTGTTTCAGATGAGATTAGACCTGGCCTTCACAAGATTTCTAAG CTGCTTCGTGGCGATTCTGGGATTCTTTTAACTAGTTTGCCGAAAGAAGAAGTCCAAAG AATATTTGAAGAATATGAAGATTATGACTTCGCGAGGACTGGAAGTGTTGCAACAGAAAAG GTGGAGCTTAAAGAAGGTCCTCTTGAACAGTTCACTCATGAGATGGAACCATTCTTGCGGAAGCAGGGGATGCCTGTGCGGTTAAATAAAG GTGTGGTGGAGATTGTATCAAACTTCATGATATGTGAAGAAGGAAAACCGATATCACCTGAGTCATCTCGGATACTG CGACTCTTGGGTATTAAAATGGCTACCTTCAAACTCTACTTGGTTTGTCGATGGAGCTCGGAGGAATTTGAAGTTT